Proteins from one Salinispora arenicola genomic window:
- a CDS encoding amidase has protein sequence MPELWMLSATELVRQIRTGQVSSREVVQAHLHRIDEINPVVNALTAVLDEQALAAADAVDQALRCGEEPGPLCGIPVTVKENVDVAGSATTQGIAALRDAIATQDAPHIAELRAAGAIPIARTNMPEFGMRWHTTNGLHGATRNPWSAEHTPGGSSGGDAVAVATGLAPLGLGTDGAGSLRWPAQCCGVAALKPSLGRVAQSDGRRPTPFAFQLLGVHGPIARHVDDLRLAFTHICASDGGDPWHAPVPLNGPPVSRPIRVSMVTAPGGIDIHPAVRHALRRAADLLTDAGYVVEECDAPALERAAEIYTQIMASYGRVQRTQPPVKTVVSDDFARFWQVYEPIWTQAQGEPTFDPMMERAAIARVWSDWFGRTPLVLAPIRTQPAFVLGCDLDPVWLSDFPATMRLAVAVNLLGLPAVAIPTGETDGLPHAVQVIGPRFREDLCLDAAAAIDARIPPFTPINPHPNLASNSSATVA, from the coding sequence ATGCCGGAGTTGTGGATGCTGAGCGCAACAGAGTTGGTGCGGCAAATCAGAACGGGTCAGGTTTCCAGCCGCGAGGTGGTGCAGGCACATCTGCACCGGATTGACGAGATTAATCCCGTCGTGAACGCCCTCACCGCCGTACTCGACGAGCAGGCCCTGGCTGCTGCGGACGCGGTCGACCAGGCGTTGCGGTGCGGCGAAGAGCCTGGGCCACTGTGCGGCATACCCGTGACGGTAAAAGAGAACGTCGACGTCGCCGGCTCCGCAACTACACAGGGTATCGCCGCGCTACGCGATGCCATCGCCACTCAGGACGCACCGCATATCGCCGAGCTTCGCGCTGCAGGGGCGATACCGATCGCCAGGACCAACATGCCCGAGTTCGGGATGCGGTGGCACACCACCAACGGGCTGCATGGTGCGACCCGTAACCCATGGTCCGCCGAGCACACCCCGGGCGGCTCCAGCGGGGGCGACGCCGTCGCGGTCGCCACGGGCCTGGCCCCGCTCGGGCTGGGCACTGACGGCGCGGGCTCGCTGCGCTGGCCAGCGCAGTGCTGCGGCGTGGCGGCCCTGAAACCCTCTCTCGGTCGGGTAGCGCAGAGCGATGGTCGACGGCCGACGCCGTTCGCATTTCAACTGCTGGGGGTGCACGGTCCCATCGCGCGCCATGTCGACGATCTTCGCCTGGCGTTCACGCATATCTGTGCCAGCGATGGGGGCGATCCGTGGCATGCGCCGGTCCCGCTCAACGGACCGCCCGTGTCACGGCCGATCCGAGTGTCCATGGTCACGGCACCAGGGGGGATCGACATTCACCCAGCGGTGCGGCACGCGCTACGACGGGCGGCCGACCTGCTCACCGACGCCGGCTACGTCGTTGAGGAGTGCGACGCTCCTGCACTGGAGCGAGCGGCTGAAATCTATACCCAGATCATGGCGAGCTACGGCCGCGTACAACGGACGCAGCCACCCGTGAAGACGGTCGTTTCCGACGACTTTGCCCGCTTCTGGCAAGTGTACGAACCAATCTGGACCCAGGCTCAGGGAGAGCCGACATTCGATCCGATGATGGAACGAGCCGCTATTGCCCGCGTGTGGAGTGACTGGTTTGGTCGAACGCCTCTAGTGCTGGCCCCGATCCGTACGCAGCCGGCGTTCGTGCTTGGATGTGACCTCGACCCCGTCTGGCTGTCCGACTTTCCCGCGACGATGCGGTTGGCCGTGGCCGTCAATCTGCTCGGACTACCTGCCGTCGCGATACCAACCGGGGAAACCGACGGCCTCCCGCACGCCGTGCAGGTCATTGGACCACGCTTCAGAGAAGATCTTTGTCTTGATGCGGCCGCAGCGATCGACGCTCGCATCCCGCCGTTTACACCGATCAATCCGCACCCGAACTTGGCATCAAACTCTTCGGCCACTGTAGCTTGA
- a CDS encoding HAMP domain-containing sensor histidine kinase: protein MNLRRVSLAVRLFAAQVLALAVGGLTLTLVAGAVGPRIFHEHLGRVGGEVSAEARWHVEQAYASANLLALGVGLLAALGAALAASAYATRRITRPVTHFAHASASLADGHYDVRMADPGLGNELKTLADSFNTMAEGLETVEATRRRLLADLGHELRTPLATIEAYLEAAEDGVAVDDEDLQSVLRAQTARLHRLADDIAAVSRAETHQLDLHPVRTAPADLVRDAVAAVRPRYAGKGVTLRSDLRPSPQVDVDPQRMGQVLGNLLDNALRHTPEGGTVTVHVIGGARSVELAVADTGPGIPAQHLPHVFERFYRVDTARDRDNGGSGIGLAIVRAVVSAHGGRVRADNVPGGGTMVKVVLPPSGQGQV, encoded by the coding sequence GTGAACCTCCGGCGCGTCAGCCTCGCAGTGCGGCTCTTCGCCGCGCAGGTGCTCGCGCTCGCCGTCGGCGGGCTGACCCTGACACTGGTCGCCGGCGCGGTGGGCCCACGGATCTTTCACGAGCACCTCGGGCGAGTCGGCGGGGAGGTCAGCGCCGAGGCGCGCTGGCACGTCGAGCAGGCGTACGCCTCGGCGAACCTGCTCGCGCTCGGTGTCGGTCTGCTCGCCGCGCTGGGCGCGGCGCTGGCAGCCAGCGCGTACGCGACACGGCGGATCACCCGCCCGGTCACTCACTTCGCGCACGCGTCGGCCAGCCTCGCCGACGGACACTACGACGTCCGCATGGCCGACCCCGGGCTCGGCAACGAGCTCAAGACCCTCGCGGACTCCTTCAACACCATGGCGGAGGGCCTGGAGACCGTCGAAGCGACCCGGCGACGGCTGCTCGCCGACCTCGGCCACGAACTGCGTACCCCGCTCGCCACCATCGAGGCCTACCTCGAAGCGGCTGAGGACGGCGTCGCTGTCGATGACGAAGACCTCCAGTCGGTGCTGCGTGCCCAGACCGCGCGGCTGCACCGTCTCGCCGACGACATCGCCGCGGTCTCCCGCGCCGAGACGCATCAGCTCGACCTGCACCCGGTACGGACGGCCCCGGCGGACCTGGTCCGGGACGCCGTGGCCGCGGTGCGGCCCCGCTACGCCGGCAAGGGTGTGACGCTGCGCAGCGACCTTCGCCCGTCCCCGCAGGTCGATGTCGACCCACAGCGGATGGGGCAGGTGCTTGGCAACCTCCTGGACAACGCGCTACGGCACACCCCCGAGGGCGGGACCGTCACGGTACACGTGATCGGCGGTGCCAGAAGTGTGGAGCTGGCGGTGGCCGACACCGGTCCTGGCATCCCGGCGCAGCACCTCCCGCACGTCTTCGAACGCTTCTACCGGGTCGACACGGCCCGGGACCGGGACAACGGCGGGTCGGGGATCGGGCTCGCCATCGTGCGGGCCGTGGTCAGCGCCCACGGGGGGCGGGTACGGGCGGATAACGTCCCGGGTGGTGGCACGATGGTCAAGGTGGTCCTGCCACCGTCGGGACAGGGGCAGGTCTGA
- a CDS encoding response regulator transcription factor, producing the protein MSGQVLVVDDERSLAKVVASYLARDGYQVRCVFDGPAALDAAREDEPDVVVLDLMLPGLDGVEVCRRLRTFSDCYVIMLTARTEEADKLTGLGVGADDYLTKPFSPRELVARVAAMQRRPRQPRGRPEPAPRRFGPLEVDVPAREARLDGAPVPLTRTEFDLLAVLSARPNVVLSRAELITAVWGEGWVGDEHLVDVHIGHLRRKLGDAPARPRFILTVRGIGYRMGPQS; encoded by the coding sequence ATGAGTGGACAGGTGCTGGTCGTCGACGACGAACGGAGCCTCGCCAAAGTCGTCGCAAGCTATCTCGCACGCGACGGCTACCAGGTGCGCTGCGTCTTCGACGGCCCGGCGGCGCTGGACGCAGCCCGGGAGGACGAGCCCGACGTCGTCGTCCTGGACCTGATGCTGCCCGGCCTCGACGGCGTGGAGGTGTGCCGGCGACTGCGGACGTTCAGCGACTGCTACGTCATCATGCTGACCGCTCGCACCGAGGAGGCCGACAAACTGACCGGACTCGGTGTCGGGGCCGACGACTACCTCACCAAGCCGTTCAGCCCTCGAGAACTCGTCGCCCGCGTCGCGGCGATGCAGCGTCGGCCACGCCAGCCGCGCGGCCGGCCGGAACCGGCACCGCGCCGATTCGGTCCGCTGGAGGTGGACGTGCCGGCCCGCGAGGCCCGCCTCGACGGGGCGCCCGTGCCGCTCACCCGCACCGAATTCGATCTGCTGGCAGTCCTGTCCGCCCGACCGAACGTCGTGCTGAGCCGCGCTGAGCTGATCACCGCGGTATGGGGTGAAGGGTGGGTGGGCGACGAACACTTGGTCGACGTGCACATCGGCCATCTGCGGCGCAAACTCGGCGACGCCCCCGCCCGCCCCCGCTTCATCCTCACCGTCCGGGGCATCGGCTACCGAATGGGACCACAGTCGTGA
- a CDS encoding F510_1955 family glycosylhydrolase produces MSRTSQPTRPHSRSGSGRTTQGRGAPAVPTRKIVIATLAALALVAAVVVFTLRGQGSSDDHTTAGAGHEGFGHVHGIAVEPDSGAMHVATHVGLFRIDDPHTAVRVSKDDLDLMGFTVVGPGHFLASGHSEHGPANVGLIESTDGGATWREKSLSGAADFHGLQVAHGSVYGYNSTDGAFMVSADQRTWEHRSRTAIGGFAVSPSDSNSVLAVGRDGLQRSTDGGRSWQPVPGAPAVGLLTWDRTGVWAVARDGAVWSSADGGGQWQRRGAVPGEPHSFAMQDGSLFAALADDRVIASIDGGATWTDRYTPE; encoded by the coding sequence ATGAGCAGGACGTCGCAGCCGACACGGCCGCACAGCAGGTCCGGATCCGGACGCACGACGCAGGGCCGCGGTGCGCCGGCCGTACCGACGCGGAAGATCGTCATCGCGACGCTGGCCGCGCTGGCCCTCGTCGCCGCCGTGGTGGTGTTCACCCTGCGCGGTCAGGGATCTTCGGACGACCACACCACGGCTGGTGCCGGGCACGAGGGGTTCGGGCACGTCCACGGGATCGCGGTCGAGCCGGACAGCGGAGCCATGCACGTCGCCACGCACGTGGGGCTGTTCCGCATCGACGACCCGCACACCGCCGTACGCGTCTCGAAGGACGACCTGGACCTGATGGGCTTCACCGTGGTCGGCCCCGGGCACTTCCTGGCCTCCGGCCACTCCGAGCACGGCCCGGCCAACGTGGGCCTGATCGAGTCCACCGACGGTGGGGCGACCTGGCGCGAGAAGTCACTCTCCGGTGCGGCGGACTTCCACGGGCTCCAGGTCGCCCACGGCTCGGTCTACGGCTACAACTCGACCGACGGCGCGTTCATGGTCAGCGCCGACCAGCGGACCTGGGAGCACCGTTCCCGAACGGCGATCGGCGGGTTCGCGGTCAGCCCGTCCGACAGCAATTCCGTACTCGCCGTCGGACGCGACGGCCTGCAACGCTCCACCGACGGCGGCCGCAGCTGGCAGCCGGTGCCCGGCGCTCCCGCCGTCGGCCTGCTGACCTGGGACCGCACCGGCGTGTGGGCGGTCGCCCGGGACGGAGCGGTCTGGTCGTCGGCCGACGGCGGGGGGCAGTGGCAGCGGCGCGGCGCCGTGCCAGGTGAGCCGCACAGCTTCGCCATGCAGGACGGCAGCCTCTTCGCCGCCCTCGCTGATGACCGGGTCATCGCCAGTATCGACGGCGGTGCTACCTGGACCGACCGGTACACGCCGGAGTGA